From one Dermacentor variabilis isolate Ectoservices chromosome 3, ASM5094787v1, whole genome shotgun sequence genomic stretch:
- the LOC142576200 gene encoding uncharacterized protein LOC142576200 has product MTMMTSCGLLPMSLLFLQAHTSMGAVVLLPGVVPFMPKPPSSGIPSAGGNVAQNRPPVVLTDGSGKNKVVGSANPLTGVVALDADKLKDGLGEATAQDPPSSQPPAPPTPEDDEGNTPEGEADNPSTEQEDDPVAEDEDNPAEDTEAEQVEDDAEEPTEEEPPQEQPEQSDEAVEEGAEEPAARSDQAA; this is encoded by the exons ATGACGATGATGACGTCCTGCGGACTTCTCCCAATGTCCCTCTTGTTTCTGCAAGCTCATACAAGCATGG GCGCCGTGGTTTTGCTGCCGGGAGTAGTGCCATTCATGCCAAAGCCGCCTTCTAGTGGCATACCGTCAGCAGGCGGTAATGTCGCCCAGAACCGTCCTCCAG TGGTCCTGACTGATGGCAGTGGAAAAAACAAAGTAGTGGGCAGTGCAAATCCTCTTACCGGTGTGGTTGCTTTGGACGCCGATAAGCTCAAAGATGGCCTCGGTGAAGCAACAGCTCAGGATCCGCCATCGTCACAGCCACCAGCACCACCAACCCCAGAGGATGATGAAGGTAATACACCAGAAGGGGAGGCAGATAATCCATCAACGGAGCAGGAAGATGACCCAGTAGCGGAGGATGAAGATAATCCAGCAGAGGACACTGAAGCTGAGCAAGTAGAGGATGATGCAGAGGAGCCAACAGAGGAGGAGCCACCACAGGAGCAGCCAGAGCAGTCAGATGAAGCAGTGGAAGAGGGGGCAGAGGAGCCCGCCGCCAGAAGCGATCAGGCTGCCTGA